The proteins below come from a single Leptidea sinapis chromosome Z, ilLepSina1.1, whole genome shotgun sequence genomic window:
- the LOC126978893 gene encoding uncharacterized protein LOC126978893: protein MPDGEDPPPEELVKLVNYCETTKSELIVAADCNAHHPLWGMQTTNERGSEPTFVNRRSKTIIDITLATEGVSDYISNWHVSKEASCSDHKWILFNMEVNITTPPPKRKPRRTNLTQYKSLMESRLKDETLPARIIGVDNIENQIEKIYEFMTASYHATCPLTSPQSDRPRPQTWWGPELERLRKKVRRHLNRAMNTGDQYDWDIYKECKSEYKKRIRYRRSEGWRKFCSSIQCHNQANRARKLISNQPRQILGSLLKPDGTFTNSPEETERVLTETHFPGCKIMQHIEWSAGPDGIFPALLQWGGEGLHNRLINIFRACLAHRYIPRIWREVKVIFIPKPGKSDYSNAKSYRPISLTSFTLKTLERLCERELRENYLKNIPLHPNQHAYSQGCMRTTPTAAVEAMLNLPALHLYIKQEAACAAVRLKTLNLWKTTQSPHPEVLNEVIEKEPLLLAVSDRSPKEYIFDKRYKIQLHEELKEDLSTKNLRIFTDGSKTRSGTGYGVFSDDLNIRIAASLGAHNTVFQAECMGIIEAVTATLTRKVKDYSIRILSDSKSVLQALQSHTITSKLIYNCHQCLRELCENNNQVTLQWIKGHSNSRGNDAADELARRGSAMTAKGPEPTIPLPPSWPTKVSPTAHCAEPARRRTKRPHTSFWSVGVWPHTGPNTWGHRGLSPRSWVTSEV from the exons ATGCCGGACGGGGAAGACCCACCGCCGGAAGAACTTGTCAAACTGGTGAACTACTGCGAGACAACCAAGAGCGAGCTTATTGTGGCTGCAGACTGCAATGCACATCACCCGCTCTGGGGCATGCAAACAACCAACGAAAGGG GTTCAGAACCCACCTTTGTAAATAGAAGGAGCAAAACAATTATAGACATCACCTTAGCAACAGAGGGAGTGTCTGATTATATATCCAATTGGCATGTGTCGAAAGAAGCATCCTGCTCAGACCACAAATGGATACTTTTTAACATGGAGGTAAACATCACTACACCGCCTCCCAAGAGGAAACCCCGCAGAACGAATCTTACTCAGTACAAGTCGCTGAtggaatcgcgtctaaaggacgaAACACTCCCAGCCAGAATAATCGGAGTAGACAACATCGAAAaccaaatagaaaaaatatacgaattcatGACTGCCAGTTATCATGCTACATGTCCCCTAACCAGCCCTCAATCAGACAGACCAAGACCCCAGACCTGGTGGGGACCTGAATTAGAAAGGCTCAGGAAAAAAGTGAGGAGACATCTGAACCGCGCAATGAACACAGGCGATCAATACGACTGGGACATCTACAAAGAGTGTAAGTCTGAATACAAGAAACGCATCAGATACAGAAGATCAGAAGGCTGGCGTAAATTTTGCAGCAGCATCCAATGCCATAACCAGGCCAACAGGGCAAGGAAATTAATCTCTAACCAACCCAGGCAAATCCTTGGATCCCTGCTGAAACCTGACGGTACATTTACCAACTCACCAGAAGAAACAGAGCGAGTCCTGACGGAAACTCACTTTCCAGGATGCAAAATAATGCAGCATATCGAGTgg TCAGCAGGACCTGATGGGATCTTTCCCGCCTTGTTGCAATGGGGAGGAGAAGGTCTCCACAACCGGCTGATCAACATTTTCAGGGCGTGTCTAGCGCATAGATACATCCCTAGGATATGGAGGGAAGTTAAAGTGATCTTCATACCTAAACCAGGTAAAAGTGACTATTCAAACGCTAAATCTTACAGACCCATAAGCCTTACCTCTTTTACCCTAAAGACCCTAGAAAGGTTGTGTGAAAGAGAACTGAGGGAGAATTACCTTAAGAACATACCCCTACACCCCAACCAACACGCATACAGTCAGG gatgtaTGCGAACTACACCTACCGCGGCTGTAGAAGCTATGCTGAATCTTCCGGCATTACACctctatataaaacaagaggcggcctgcgccgcagtaaggttgaagacattaaatctttggaaaaccactcaatccccacacccagaggttctaaatgaggtgattgaaaaggagcctctgctgttggcagtaagtgatagatctccaaaggaatacatattcgataagagatacaaaatacagctgcatgaagaactgaaagaggacctcagtacaaaaaacctcaggattttcacagatggctcaaagacaaggtcgggcacgggatacggagtgttctcggatgacctaaatataagaatagctgcatcactaggagctcataacactgtcttccaagcagaatgtatgggtatcatagaagcagtcactgctactttgactcgaaaggtaaaagactactccatccgcatcctttcagatagcaaatcagtactacaagccctacaaagccacactatcacctctaagctaatatacaactgtcaccaatgtctgagggagttatgcgaaaataacaaccaagtaactcttcaatggataaagggacacagtaactcacgagggaatgatgccgctgatgaattggccaggagaggctcagcgatgacagcaaaaggaccagaaccaactatccctctcccgcctagctggcctacgaag gtgtcaccgacagcccactgtgcagagcctgcacggaggcggacgaaacggccgcacacgtcattttggagtgtaggagtgtggcctcataccgggccaaacacctggggtcaccgaggactctccccgaggtcatgggtgacatcagaggtttga